The Burkholderia cepacia genome includes a region encoding these proteins:
- a CDS encoding phosphatidylglycerophosphatase A: MQTDPTPAHAAAEPGAAPGGHTPRRATARFMLSHPAHLVSLGFGSGLAPLMPGTFGSLFGWLTFVVLNRYLTVPEWWALIAVGFAAGTWLTGFTARKMGTSDPGAVVWDEIVAIWLVMLFVTPATFVGQLWAFVAFRIFDMLKPPPIRYVERRLKGGLGIMVDDLVAAFMTLLVIALWRSVAG; this comes from the coding sequence ATGCAGACTGACCCGACGCCCGCGCACGCCGCGGCCGAGCCCGGCGCCGCACCTGGCGGACACACGCCGCGGCGCGCGACCGCGCGCTTCATGCTGTCGCACCCCGCACACCTCGTGTCGCTCGGCTTCGGCAGCGGGCTCGCGCCGCTCATGCCCGGCACGTTCGGCTCGCTGTTCGGCTGGCTCACGTTCGTCGTGCTCAACCGCTACCTGACGGTGCCCGAATGGTGGGCGCTGATCGCGGTCGGCTTCGCGGCGGGCACGTGGCTCACCGGTTTCACCGCGAGAAAGATGGGCACGTCCGATCCGGGCGCCGTCGTCTGGGACGAAATCGTCGCGATCTGGCTCGTGATGCTGTTCGTCACGCCCGCGACCTTCGTCGGCCAGCTATGGGCGTTCGTCGCGTTCCGCATCTTCGACATGCTCAAGCCGCCGCCGATCCGCTATGTCGAGCGCCGCCTGAAAGGCGGGCTCGGCATCATGGTCGACGACCTGGTCGCCGCGTTCATGACGCTGCTCGTGATCGCCCTGTGGCGCTCCGTCGCCGGCTGA
- a CDS encoding CinA family protein: protein MPTDSVVHQLAIRAGNKLRDEHLTLATAESCTGGMIAAAITDISGSSQWFERGFVTYSNQAKIDMIGVPPDLIDKHGAVSEPVARAMAEGALRNSRAQVALSVTGIAGPAGGSEKKPVGTVSFGWSNRLHTDVETLVFKGDRDQIRTQAAAHALRGLLKLLDEREG, encoded by the coding sequence ATGCCAACCGATTCCGTCGTCCACCAGCTTGCGATCCGCGCAGGCAACAAGCTGCGTGACGAGCACCTGACGCTCGCCACCGCCGAATCCTGCACCGGCGGCATGATCGCCGCCGCGATCACCGACATCTCCGGCAGCAGCCAGTGGTTCGAGCGCGGCTTCGTCACGTACTCGAACCAGGCCAAGATCGACATGATCGGTGTGCCGCCCGACCTGATCGACAAGCACGGCGCCGTCAGCGAGCCCGTCGCGCGCGCGATGGCCGAAGGCGCGCTGCGCAACAGCCGCGCGCAGGTCGCGCTGTCCGTCACCGGCATCGCGGGCCCGGCCGGCGGCAGCGAGAAGAAACCGGTCGGCACCGTGTCGTTCGGCTGGAGCAACCGGCTGCATACCGACGTCGAGACGCTCGTGTTCAAGGGCGACCGCGATCAGATCCGCACCCAGGCGGCCGCGCATGCACTGCGCGGGCTGCTGAAGCTGCTCGACGAGCGCGAGGGCTGA
- a CDS encoding NADP-dependent malic enzyme has translation MSTQSSSKAKLREAALDYHEFPTPGKIAIAPTKQMINQRDLALAYSPGVAYACEEIVENPLNAARFTARSNLVGVVTNGTAVLGLGNIGPLASKPVMEGKAVLFKKFAGIDVFDIELNESDPHKLVDVIAALEPTFGGINLEDIKAPDCFIVEREARKRMKIPVFHDDQHGTAIVVAAAVTNGLKVVGKDIKKVKLVASGAGAAALACLDLLVDIGLPLENITVTDLAGVVYKGRTELMDPDKERFARETDARTLAEVIDGADIFLGLSAAGVLKQEMVKGMAERPLILALANPTPEILPEAALEVRPDAILATGRTDYPNQVNNVLCFPFIFRGALDVGATTITREMEIAAVNAIAELAQHEQSDIVATAYGIQDLSFGPEYLIPKPFDPRLIVKIAPAVAQAAMDGGVATRPIEDMDAYKQHLQQFVYHSGTTMKPIFQIARAAPEEKKRVVFAEGEEERVLRAVQIIVDEKLAKPILIGRPSVIEHRIQRYGLRLTPGTDFTVVNTEHDERYRDFWQTYYKMMARKGISEQLARVEMRRRTTLIGSMLVKKGEADGMICGTISTTHRHLHFIDQVIGKRPGCSVYAAMNGLVLPGRQIFLVDTHVNVDPTPEELAEITIMAAEEVRRFGIEPKVALVSHSNFGTSNAPSAKKMRDTLAILQDRAPELKVDGEMHGDVALDAALRKEILPESTLEGEANLLILPNIDAANIAYNLLKTAAGNNIAIGPILLGAAQPVHVLTESATVRRIVNMAALLVADVNAAR, from the coding sequence ATGTCCACCCAATCCTCCTCCAAAGCCAAGCTCCGCGAAGCCGCGCTCGACTATCACGAATTTCCGACCCCCGGGAAAATCGCGATCGCCCCGACCAAGCAGATGATCAACCAGCGCGACCTCGCGCTCGCTTACTCGCCGGGTGTGGCGTACGCGTGCGAGGAGATCGTCGAGAATCCGCTGAACGCCGCGCGCTTCACCGCGCGCAGCAACCTGGTCGGCGTCGTCACGAACGGCACGGCGGTGCTCGGTCTCGGCAACATCGGGCCGCTCGCGTCGAAGCCGGTGATGGAAGGCAAGGCGGTGCTGTTCAAGAAGTTCGCGGGCATCGACGTGTTCGACATCGAGCTGAACGAGTCGGATCCGCACAAGCTCGTCGACGTGATCGCCGCGCTGGAGCCCACCTTCGGCGGGATCAACCTGGAGGACATCAAGGCGCCTGACTGCTTCATCGTCGAGCGCGAAGCGCGCAAGCGGATGAAGATTCCGGTGTTCCACGACGACCAGCACGGCACCGCGATCGTCGTGGCCGCGGCCGTCACGAACGGGCTGAAGGTCGTCGGCAAGGACATCAAGAAGGTCAAGCTCGTCGCGTCCGGCGCGGGCGCGGCCGCGCTCGCGTGTCTCGACCTGCTGGTCGACATCGGCCTGCCGCTCGAGAACATCACGGTGACCGACCTGGCCGGCGTGGTCTACAAGGGCCGCACCGAGCTGATGGACCCGGACAAGGAGCGTTTCGCCCGCGAGACGGACGCCCGGACGCTGGCCGAAGTGATCGACGGCGCGGACATCTTCCTCGGCCTGTCGGCCGCGGGCGTGCTGAAGCAGGAGATGGTGAAGGGCATGGCCGAGCGCCCGCTGATTCTCGCGCTCGCGAACCCGACGCCGGAAATCCTGCCGGAAGCGGCGCTCGAAGTGCGCCCCGACGCGATCCTCGCGACCGGCCGCACCGACTACCCGAACCAGGTCAACAACGTCCTGTGCTTCCCGTTCATCTTCCGCGGCGCACTCGACGTCGGCGCGACGACGATCACGCGTGAAATGGAGATCGCGGCCGTCAACGCGATCGCCGAACTCGCGCAGCACGAGCAGAGCGACATCGTCGCGACCGCCTACGGCATCCAGGATCTGTCGTTCGGGCCCGAATACCTGATCCCGAAGCCGTTCGACCCGCGCCTGATCGTGAAGATCGCGCCGGCCGTCGCGCAGGCCGCGATGGACGGCGGCGTCGCGACGCGCCCGATCGAGGACATGGACGCCTACAAGCAGCACCTGCAGCAGTTCGTGTACCACAGCGGCACGACGATGAAGCCGATCTTCCAGATCGCGCGCGCCGCGCCGGAAGAGAAGAAGCGCGTTGTGTTCGCGGAAGGCGAAGAAGAGCGCGTGTTGCGCGCCGTTCAGATCATCGTCGACGAAAAACTCGCGAAGCCGATCCTGATCGGCCGCCCGTCGGTGATCGAGCACCGTATCCAGCGCTACGGCCTGCGCCTGACGCCGGGCACCGATTTCACGGTCGTCAACACCGAGCACGACGAGCGCTACCGCGACTTCTGGCAAACGTACTACAAGATGATGGCGCGCAAGGGCATCAGCGAGCAGCTCGCGCGCGTCGAGATGCGCCGCCGCACCACGCTGATCGGCTCGATGCTGGTGAAGAAGGGCGAAGCGGACGGGATGATCTGCGGCACGATCAGCACCACGCACCGCCACCTGCACTTCATCGACCAGGTGATCGGCAAGCGCCCGGGCTGCAGCGTATACGCGGCGATGAACGGCCTCGTGCTGCCGGGCCGCCAGATTTTCCTCGTCGACACGCACGTGAACGTCGATCCGACCCCGGAGGAGCTGGCCGAGATCACGATCATGGCCGCGGAGGAAGTGCGCCGCTTCGGCATCGAGCCGAAAGTCGCGCTGGTGTCGCACTCGAATTTCGGCACGAGCAACGCCCCTTCGGCGAAGAAGATGCGCGATACGCTCGCGATCCTGCAGGATCGTGCGCCGGAGCTGAAGGTCGACGGCGAGATGCACGGCGACGTCGCGCTCGACGCGGCGCTGCGCAAGGAAATCCTGCCGGAATCGACGCTGGAAGGCGAAGCGAACCTGCTGATCCTGCCGAACATCGACGCCGCGAACATCGCGTACAACCTGCTGAAGACGGCCGCGGGCAACAACATCGCGATCGGGCCGATCCTGCTGGGTGCCGCCCAGCCGGTGCACGTGCTGACCGAATCGGCGACCGTTCGTCGTATCGTCAACATGGCGGCGCTGCTGGTCGCCGACGTGAACGCCGCGCGCTGA
- the pyrF gene encoding orotidine-5'-phosphate decarboxylase, producing the protein MSSPLTFIESLRAAWQRTNSLLCVGLDPEPSRFPVQFDGQPDAIFEFCRQIVDATAQYASAFKPQIAYFAAHRAEDQLERLIAHIHLQHPGLPVILDAKRGDIGSTAEQYAREAFERYRADAVTVNPYMGYDSVEPYFEHEGKGVIVLCRTSNPGGSDLQFLETNGAGHPGRPLYQVVADLAANKWNAKNGQLGLVVGATFPKEIEIVRGIVGDMPLLIPGIGAQGGDVQATVNAGRTADGTGMMINSSRAILYASKGEDFAEAAALAAQKTRDTINAHR; encoded by the coding sequence ATGTCTTCCCCGCTTACTTTCATCGAATCGCTGCGCGCCGCGTGGCAGCGTACGAATTCGCTGCTGTGCGTCGGCCTCGATCCCGAGCCGTCGCGCTTTCCCGTGCAGTTCGACGGCCAGCCCGACGCGATCTTCGAATTCTGCCGGCAGATCGTCGACGCGACCGCGCAATACGCGAGCGCGTTCAAGCCGCAGATCGCCTATTTCGCCGCGCATCGCGCGGAAGACCAGCTCGAGCGCCTGATCGCGCACATCCACCTCCAGCATCCGGGCCTGCCCGTGATCCTCGACGCGAAGCGCGGCGACATCGGCAGCACGGCCGAGCAGTACGCGCGCGAAGCGTTCGAGCGCTATCGCGCGGACGCCGTCACGGTGAACCCGTACATGGGCTACGACTCGGTCGAGCCGTACTTCGAGCACGAAGGCAAGGGCGTGATCGTGCTGTGCCGCACGTCGAACCCGGGCGGTTCCGACCTGCAGTTTCTGGAAACGAACGGGGCCGGCCATCCGGGCCGGCCGCTGTACCAGGTCGTGGCCGATCTTGCGGCGAACAAGTGGAACGCGAAGAACGGCCAGCTCGGCCTCGTCGTCGGCGCGACGTTCCCGAAGGAAATCGAGATCGTGCGCGGGATCGTCGGCGACATGCCGCTGCTGATCCCCGGCATCGGTGCGCAGGGCGGCGACGTGCAGGCGACCGTCAACGCGGGCCGTACGGCCGACGGCACCGGCATGATGATCAACTCGTCGCGCGCGATCCTGTACGCGAGCAAGGGCGAGGATTTCGCCGAAGCCGCGGCGCTCGCCGCGCAGAAGACCCGCGACACGATCAACGCGCATCGTTGA